In a single window of the Hemitrygon akajei unplaced genomic scaffold, sHemAka1.3 Scf000101, whole genome shotgun sequence genome:
- the LOC140723129 gene encoding uncharacterized protein, translated as MPFTSSDCGKGFTQSSQLKSHQRVHTGEKPFTCSECGKGFARSSELKVHQRVHTGERPFTCSDCGKGFTHSSNLHRHQRAHTGEKPFICSECGKVFAQSSELKSHQRVHTGEKPFTCSECGKRFVRSSVLKLHQRVHTREMPFTCSDCGKGFTHSSNLQRHQRVHTGEKPFTCSECGKGFAQSSELKSHQRVHTGEKPFTCSECGKEFARSFELKLHQRVHTSERPFTCSDYGKGFTHSSNLHRHQRVHTGEKPFTCSECGKRFAQSSQLKLHQRVHTGEKPFICSECGKGFAQSSELKVHQRVHSGERPFSCSECGKGFIRSSQLLRHQQIHTGEKPFSCSECGKGFTDSVHLKEHQFVHTVERPFTCSDCGKGFTRRFSLLTHQLDHSEEKPFTCSECGKGFIQSSQLKEHRRIHTGEKPFVCSECGKGFTQSSQLKLHQRVHTGERPFICSKCGKGFTDSVHLKEHQFVHTVERPFTCSDCGKGFTRRFSLLTHQLDHSEEKPFTCSECGKGFIQSSQLKEHRRIHTGEKPFVCSECGKGFTQSSQLKLHQRVHTGERPFICSECGKGFTDSVHLKEHQFVHTVERPFTCSDCGKGFTRRFSLLTHQLDHSEEKPFTCSECGKGFTQSSQLKEHRRIHTGEKPFTCSECGKGFTQSSQLKLQQRVHTGERPFICSECGKGFSRSSQLLRHQRIHTGEKPFICSECGKGFTDSAQLKEHQFVHTGERPFTCSECGKGFSRSSQLSRHQQTHTGDKPF; from the coding sequence atgccattcacaagctcagactgtgggaagggattcacccagtcatctcaactgaagtcacatcagcgagtccacactggggagaagccgttcacttgctctgaatgtgggaaaggatttgctcggtcatctgaactgaaggtacatcagcgagttcacactggggagaggccattcacctgctcagactgtgggaagggattcactcactcgtccaacctacacagacaccagcgagctcacactggggagaagccatttatctgctctgaatgtgggaaggtatttgctcagtcatctgaactgaagtcccatcagcgagtccacactggggagaagccgttcacttgctcagaatgtgggaaaagattcgttcggtcatctgtactgaagttacatcagcgagttcacactcgggagatgccgttcacctgctcagactgtgggaagggattcactcactcgtccaacctacagagacatcagcgagtccacactggggagaagccattcacctgctctgaatgtgggaaaggattcgctcagtcttctgaactgaagtcacatcagcgagtccacaccggggagaagccgttcacctgctctgaatgtgggaaagaatTTGCTCGGTCATttgaactgaagttacatcagcgagttcacactagtgagaggccgttcacctgctctgactatgggaagggattcactcactcgtccaacctacacagacaccagcgagttcacactggagagaagccattcacctgctctgaatgtgggaaacgattcgcccagtcatctcaactgaagttacatcagagagtccacactggagagaagccattcatatgctctgaatgtgggaagggatttgctcagtcatctgaactgaaggtacatcagcgagttcacagtggtgagaggccgttcagctgctcagaatgtgggaaaggattcattcgttcatctcaactcctgagacaccagcaaattcacactggggagaaaccattcagctgctcagaatgtgggaagggattcaccgatTCAGTTCATCTGAAAGAACATCAGTTtgttcacactgtggagaggccgttcacctgctcagactgtgggaaaggattcactcggcgtTTTAGTCTATTAACGCACCAGTTAGATCACAGTgaggagaagccattcacatgctctgaatgtgggaaaggattcatccagtcatctcaactgaaggagcatcggcgaatccacactggggagaagccgttcgtctgctctgaatgtgggaagggattcactcagtcatctcaactgaagttacatcagcgagttcacactggcgagaggccattcatctgctctaaatgtgggaagggattcactgattcagttcatctgaaagaacatcagtttgttcacactgtggagaggccgttcacctgctcagactgtgggaaaggattcactcggcgtTTTAGTCTATTAACGCACCAGTTAGATCACAGTgaggagaagccattcacatgctctgaatgtgggaaaggattcatccagtcatctcaactgaaggagcatcggcgaatccacactggggagaagccgttcgtctgctctgaatgtgggaagggattcactcagtcatctcaactgaagttacatcagcgagttcacactggcgagaggccattcatctgctctgaatgtgggaagggattcaccgatTCAGTTCATCTGAAAGAACATCAGTTtgttcacactgtggagaggccgttcacctgctcagactgtgggaaaggattcactcggcgtTTTAGTCTATTAACACACCAGTTAGATCACAGTGAGGAgaaaccattcacatgctctgaatgtgggaaaggattcacccagtcatctcaactgaaggagcatcggcgaatccacactggggagaagccattcacctgctctgaatgtgggaagggtttcactcagtcatctcaactgaagttacaacagcgagttcacactggcgagaggccattcatctgctctgaatgtgggaaaggattcagtcgtTCTTCTCAGCTCTtgagacaccagcgaattcatactggggagaagccattcatctgctcagaatgtgggaagggattcaccgatTCAGCTCAGCTGAAAGAACATCAgtttgttcacactggggagaggccgttcacctgctctgaatgtgggaaaggattcagtcgtTCATCTCAGCTCTCGAGACATCAGCAAACTCACACTGGGGATAAACCATTCTGA